A genomic stretch from Streptomyces venezuelae ATCC 10712 includes:
- a CDS encoding MFS transporter — protein MSSTPEPKTPTATAPRKGGGDGKGIALFVIASCQLMVVLDITIVNIALPHIQTALDFSTTSLSWVVNAYTLTFGGLLLLGGRAGDILGRRRVFIFGVLLFGLASLFCGLAQSEWQLLAARALQGVGGAIASPTSLSLITTTFDEGPERNRAFGVFAGVSAGGGAIGLVAGGMLVQWLDWRWIFFVNVPIALIIAFLTPRHVKESERHPGHFDLAGALTSTLGMVALVYGFIRAAQEGWSDPYTIGSFVAAVVLLALFILIERRSQQPITPLHMFADRNRSGTYVIMLCLAAAIFGMFFFLTLFVQQVLSFSPLTTGLAFLPVSAIIGVGAGLTSNLLPRYGPKPFMVTGSVLAAAGLSWLTLTDVDSTYLGSILGPILVFGLGMGLMFVSLTIMALSNVEVQESGAASGLLNATQQVGGSLGLSILVTVFGTASRNEAEKQVPAFLSQAGPLEKAQFAKTGQLPPPWGDQVLTSGVSAGFVTAAIFAVVGALIALFVIQVRPSDIERLKGGGPMPGAGG, from the coding sequence ATGAGTAGTACACCCGAGCCGAAGACACCGACGGCGACCGCACCCCGCAAGGGCGGGGGAGACGGCAAGGGCATCGCCCTGTTCGTGATCGCCTCGTGTCAGCTGATGGTGGTCCTCGACATCACCATCGTGAACATCGCGCTACCGCACATCCAGACCGCGCTGGACTTCTCGACCACCAGCCTCTCCTGGGTGGTGAACGCCTACACCCTGACGTTCGGCGGCCTGCTCCTGCTGGGCGGACGCGCCGGCGACATCCTGGGCCGGCGCCGGGTGTTCATCTTCGGCGTGCTCCTCTTCGGACTGGCGTCGCTGTTCTGCGGACTCGCGCAGAGCGAGTGGCAACTCCTCGCGGCCCGCGCCCTCCAGGGCGTCGGCGGTGCGATCGCCTCACCGACCTCGCTCTCCCTGATCACCACCACCTTCGACGAAGGCCCGGAGCGCAACCGGGCGTTCGGCGTCTTCGCGGGCGTCTCGGCGGGCGGCGGCGCGATCGGCCTGGTCGCGGGCGGCATGCTCGTCCAATGGCTCGACTGGCGCTGGATCTTCTTCGTGAACGTGCCGATCGCGCTGATCATCGCGTTCCTCACGCCGCGGCACGTGAAGGAGTCCGAGCGGCACCCGGGCCACTTCGACCTCGCCGGCGCGCTGACCTCCACGCTCGGCATGGTGGCGCTGGTGTACGGCTTCATCCGGGCGGCGCAGGAAGGCTGGAGCGACCCGTACACGATCGGCTCGTTCGTGGCGGCGGTCGTCCTGCTGGCCCTGTTCATCCTGATCGAGCGGCGCTCCCAGCAGCCGATCACACCACTGCACATGTTCGCCGACCGCAACCGCTCGGGCACGTACGTCATCATGCTCTGCCTGGCGGCGGCCATCTTCGGGATGTTCTTCTTCCTGACCCTGTTCGTCCAGCAGGTGCTGAGCTTCAGCCCGTTGACGACGGGACTCGCGTTCCTGCCGGTCAGCGCGATCATCGGGGTCGGCGCCGGCCTCACGTCCAATCTCCTGCCCCGGTACGGGCCGAAGCCCTTCATGGTGACGGGTTCGGTACTCGCCGCGGCGGGCCTGTCCTGGCTGACCCTGACCGACGTCGACTCCACCTACCTGGGCAGCATCCTCGGCCCGATCCTCGTCTTCGGCCTCGGCATGGGCCTGATGTTCGTGTCGCTCACCATCATGGCGCTGTCCAACGTCGAGGTGCAGGAATCCGGCGCGGCGTCCGGCCTGCTCAACGCCACGCAGCAGGTGGGCGGTTCACTGGGCCTGTCGATCCTGGTCACGGTCTTCGGCACGGCGAGCCGCAACGAGGCCGAGAAGCAGGTCCCCGCCTTCCTCTCCCAGGCGGGCCCCCTGGAAAAGGCCCAGTTCGCGAAAACGGGCCAACTCCCACCCCCCTGGGGCGACCAGGTCCTCACCTCAGGCGTCTCAGCGGGCTTCGTCACAGCGGCCATCTTCGCCGTGGTCGGCGCCCTGATAGCCCTCTTCGTCATCCAGGTCCGCCCCTCGGACATCGAACGCCTCAAGGGCGGCGGCCCGATGCCGGGCGCGGGCGGCTGA
- a CDS encoding trypco2 family protein, with protein sequence MELTEAVQGLRDQLMAAVHAADGQRVKFEVDEITLDFSVELRRDATAKAGFKAWVVSGDAQVGVARSAVHTVSVKLRPKDATNGRPIEIGHQAEVDMGDFADPSGPYGG encoded by the coding sequence GTGGAACTCACCGAGGCCGTGCAGGGCTTGCGAGACCAGCTGATGGCCGCCGTGCACGCCGCGGACGGACAGCGCGTCAAGTTCGAGGTCGACGAGATCACGCTGGACTTCTCGGTCGAGCTGCGGCGCGACGCGACGGCCAAGGCCGGGTTCAAGGCATGGGTGGTCTCCGGCGACGCCCAGGTGGGCGTGGCGCGGAGCGCCGTCCACACGGTGTCCGTGAAACTGAGGCCGAAGGACGCGACCAACGGCCGGCCAATCGAAATCGGACATCAGGCCGAGGTCGACATGGGTGACTTCGCAGATCCGTCCGGACCGTACGGCGGATGA
- a CDS encoding S1 family peptidase yields MSARSIERIAVVQGARQGSGFLLDSRLVLTSAHLFEGEDETARVAVPGGAGPRDCRLLWRRHDASCDAALLEADEDLVREGTTCRTADVRWGRISGLAAWENCEAVGYPRISLRDGARPDTEQIVGTLKPGSSVLRGRYVLDSSHTPPPAASGASPWQGMSGAALFAGEYLIGVVSGDPAQWGHARVEAVPVSVVVADPGFRRAMEAAAGFRPEVVEIGRPVPQVVRETFATREDDWIPVADADPVSFGVHRVPDASGHPDVVPYVSRRVDAQVDDRLAALAETGGMLLLTGDSAAGKSRALFEGMVRNLGGRSVCKPDPDADLSFLHSSTGSDHETVVWLDDLHTYLRSDGLTPSLLDRLVRRGTVVLATLRTEFHEHYTDDEDGPSLSRSTGPRLPTSPGRVIRAAHHLTLDRLWTDDERRAASSSEDPRVVAALNADRAYGVAEYLAAGPQVLKRWKAASRAKGNPRGAALVAAAVALARTGVDTALAPESLERLHAYFLDRAGGPALRPEGMAEAWAWASKIVLGVTSPLVPGRGGTWKPFDYLVSDAARGSRPGELPGEVWDEALRIVDDTRRVLVSTVARVAGRPDVAKEALRPLAEADDPDGLVNLGALLAAEKDEDGAGRCFERAFRLGDSTGAHNMGALSFMRGDLEGARDWFERAVEAGGRESIGALGLVHEKLGNQDEATALWKRGTEAGDPGSALHYSDWLRSQWQSDEAVEALRVAADGEIPLAALSYAGVLLRREDTDTAHAYVSRAYDVAVMQGNLGDPVGCLMAGVTAYSFGDVRLGAEWWSRAREHGRPPDWVVLEAEEGSPGLPHLVFSADCLDRLGHEEARSLMRLLWAGDCQDCGHPLADGVPALHVDDHYEWAHARLFHFGMCRYPGWNDSALISFAKEAGLSWTAFTAGVPVGQRSDQLVPGFVVNPSVEAAQLVQVGDRWTATAALGPRSTHAEALGLRPLWSGLPPRSSDGLARAFTGPGEVAVATFGQLWTAPATDEFIAMTRRFGGMLLITASTVGPESPASVEVLTDALEAWDSMTRWVPLTSDSSG; encoded by the coding sequence ATGAGCGCCCGGTCCATCGAACGCATCGCCGTCGTCCAGGGAGCGCGTCAGGGCTCCGGCTTCCTGCTGGACTCCCGCCTCGTGCTCACCTCGGCGCACCTGTTCGAAGGGGAGGACGAGACCGCTCGCGTCGCCGTCCCCGGCGGGGCGGGGCCGCGCGACTGCCGCCTTCTCTGGCGCCGCCACGACGCGTCGTGCGACGCGGCCCTGCTCGAAGCGGACGAAGACCTCGTGAGGGAGGGCACGACGTGCCGGACGGCCGATGTCCGGTGGGGCCGGATATCCGGCCTGGCCGCGTGGGAGAACTGCGAAGCGGTGGGCTACCCGCGGATCTCGCTCCGGGACGGGGCGCGGCCGGACACCGAGCAGATCGTGGGCACGCTGAAGCCGGGATCGTCCGTCCTGCGCGGTCGTTACGTCCTGGACAGTTCCCACACCCCACCGCCCGCGGCCTCCGGGGCATCGCCGTGGCAGGGGATGTCGGGGGCCGCTCTCTTCGCCGGCGAATACCTGATCGGTGTGGTGTCGGGGGACCCCGCGCAGTGGGGTCACGCGCGGGTGGAGGCCGTCCCCGTCTCCGTCGTGGTGGCCGATCCGGGCTTCCGGCGGGCGATGGAGGCAGCCGCGGGGTTCCGTCCCGAGGTGGTGGAGATCGGCAGGCCGGTGCCGCAGGTGGTGCGCGAGACCTTCGCCACCCGCGAAGACGACTGGATCCCCGTCGCCGACGCCGACCCGGTCTCCTTCGGTGTTCACCGCGTGCCGGACGCCTCCGGCCATCCGGACGTCGTGCCGTACGTGTCCCGCCGCGTCGACGCTCAGGTGGACGACCGGCTCGCAGCGCTGGCGGAAACGGGCGGCATGCTGTTGCTGACCGGGGACTCGGCCGCCGGCAAGTCGAGGGCCCTGTTCGAAGGCATGGTCCGCAATCTCGGGGGCCGGTCGGTATGCAAGCCGGACCCCGATGCCGACCTGTCCTTCCTGCACTCCTCCACCGGAAGTGATCACGAGACGGTCGTGTGGCTCGACGACCTGCACACCTACCTGAGGTCCGACGGGCTGACGCCGTCGCTGCTCGACCGGCTCGTCCGCCGCGGCACGGTCGTGCTCGCCACGCTGCGCACCGAGTTCCACGAGCACTACACGGACGACGAGGACGGCCCGTCGCTCTCGCGGAGCACCGGGCCGCGGCTGCCGACCTCGCCCGGCCGGGTGATCCGCGCGGCACATCACCTCACCCTCGACCGGCTCTGGACGGACGACGAGCGGCGGGCCGCCTCGTCGAGCGAGGACCCGCGCGTCGTCGCCGCACTGAACGCCGACCGGGCGTACGGGGTGGCGGAGTACCTCGCGGCGGGACCGCAGGTCCTCAAGCGGTGGAAGGCCGCGTCGCGGGCGAAGGGCAACCCCCGGGGGGCCGCGCTCGTCGCGGCCGCCGTCGCCCTCGCCCGTACGGGGGTGGACACCGCGCTGGCGCCGGAGTCCCTGGAACGCCTCCACGCGTACTTCCTCGACCGGGCGGGCGGGCCGGCGCTGAGGCCGGAAGGCATGGCGGAAGCCTGGGCATGGGCGTCCAAAATCGTGCTGGGCGTGACCAGTCCCCTCGTACCGGGGCGGGGAGGAACGTGGAAGCCGTTCGACTACCTCGTGTCGGACGCCGCGCGCGGGTCCCGTCCCGGCGAGCTGCCGGGCGAGGTGTGGGACGAAGCCCTGCGCATCGTGGACGACACGCGCCGTGTACTGGTGTCGACCGTCGCCAGGGTGGCGGGCCGGCCGGACGTGGCCAAGGAGGCGCTCCGCCCCCTCGCGGAGGCGGACGATCCCGACGGCCTGGTCAACCTGGGGGCGTTGCTGGCCGCGGAGAAGGACGAAGACGGTGCCGGCCGCTGCTTCGAGCGTGCTTTCCGTCTGGGGGACTCCACCGGGGCCCACAACATGGGTGCCCTGTCCTTCATGCGGGGTGATCTGGAAGGGGCACGGGACTGGTTCGAGCGTGCGGTCGAGGCCGGGGGACGGGAGTCGATCGGCGCCCTCGGCCTGGTCCACGAGAAGCTGGGGAACCAGGACGAGGCGACAGCGCTCTGGAAGCGCGGTACCGAGGCCGGTGACCCCGGCAGTGCGCTGCACTATTCGGACTGGCTGCGGTCGCAGTGGCAGTCGGACGAAGCCGTCGAGGCCCTGAGAGTCGCCGCGGACGGTGAGATCCCGCTGGCCGCGCTCTCGTACGCCGGAGTTCTCCTGCGGAGGGAGGACACGGACACGGCCCACGCCTATGTCTCGCGTGCCTACGACGTGGCAGTCATGCAGGGGAATCTGGGCGACCCGGTCGGCTGCCTGATGGCCGGGGTGACCGCGTACTCCTTCGGTGACGTCCGGCTGGGGGCGGAGTGGTGGAGCCGGGCACGCGAGCACGGCCGCCCACCGGACTGGGTGGTCCTGGAGGCGGAGGAGGGCTCACCTGGACTCCCGCACCTGGTCTTCAGCGCCGACTGCCTGGACAGGCTCGGGCACGAGGAGGCCCGTTCCCTCATGCGGTTGCTCTGGGCCGGCGACTGCCAGGACTGCGGACATCCGCTGGCTGACGGCGTTCCGGCCCTCCATGTGGACGATCACTACGAATGGGCCCACGCACGGCTCTTCCACTTCGGAATGTGCCGGTATCCGGGCTGGAACGATTCGGCCCTGATCAGTTTCGCCAAAGAGGCGGGTCTCAGCTGGACGGCGTTCACCGCCGGCGTCCCCGTGGGGCAGCGCAGCGACCAGCTCGTTCCCGGTTTCGTGGTCAACCCCTCCGTCGAGGCAGCGCAGTTGGTACAGGTCGGCGATCGCTGGACGGCCACGGCCGCTCTCGGGCCCCGGTCCACCCACGCCGAAGCGCTCGGCCTCCGACCGCTGTGGTCCGGCTTGCCACCCAGGTCGTCCGACGGCCTCGCCCGGGCGTTCACCGGTCCCGGCGAAGTCGCCGTGGCCACGTTCGGCCAGCTCTGGACCGCTCCCGCGACCGACGAGTTCATCGCGATGACGCGGCGGTTCGGAGGAATGCTGCTCATCACGGCGAGCACGGTCGGACCCGAGTCCCCGGCCTCCGTGGAGGTCCTGACGGACGCCCTGGAGGCCTGGGACTCGATGACGAGGTGGGTCCCGCTGACATCCGACTCCTCGGGCTGA
- a CDS encoding helix-turn-helix domain-containing protein, with the protein MADDYLVRIGKLIRDARQHRGWTQTQLADALATSQSAVNRIERGNQNISLEMIARIGEALDSEIVSLGYAGPMHLRVVGRRRLSGSIDVKTSKNACVALLCASLLNKGRTVLRRVARIEEVFRLLEVLNSIGVRTRWVNDGVDLEIVPPAELDMDSIDAEAAIRTRSIIMFLGPLLHRMDRFKLPYAGGCDLGTRTIEPHMIALRRFGLDITATEGIYHAQVERSVAPDRPIVLTERGDTVTENALLAAARHDGVTVIRNASSNYMVQDLCFFLEALGVRVDGIGTTTLTVHGIPQIDVDVDYSPSEDPVEAMSLLAAAVVTESELTIRRVPIEFMEIELAVLEEMGLDHDRSAEYPADNGRTRLVDLTVRPSKLEAPIDKIHPMPFPGLNIDNVPFFAAIAATAQGKTLIHDWVYDNRAIYLTDLNRLGGRLQLLDPHRVLVEGPTRWRAAEMMCPPALRPAVVVLLAMMAAEGTSVLRNVYVINRGYEDLAERLNSIGAQIEIFRDI; encoded by the coding sequence ATGGCAGACGACTACCTCGTACGCATCGGCAAGCTCATCCGTGACGCCCGTCAGCACCGTGGCTGGACACAGACGCAGCTCGCCGACGCACTGGCCACGAGCCAGAGCGCAGTCAACCGGATCGAGCGCGGCAACCAGAACATCAGCCTTGAGATGATCGCCCGCATCGGCGAAGCCCTCGACAGCGAAATCGTGTCCCTGGGCTACGCCGGACCGATGCACCTCAGGGTCGTCGGCCGCCGCCGGCTCTCCGGCTCCATCGACGTCAAGACGAGCAAGAACGCCTGCGTCGCGCTGCTCTGCGCCTCCCTCCTCAACAAGGGCCGCACCGTCCTGCGCCGGGTCGCCCGCATCGAGGAGGTCTTCCGGCTCCTCGAAGTGCTCAACTCCATCGGCGTGCGCACCCGCTGGGTCAACGACGGCGTCGACCTGGAGATCGTGCCGCCGGCCGAACTGGACATGGACTCGATCGACGCCGAGGCCGCGATCCGCACCCGCTCGATCATCATGTTCCTCGGCCCGCTGCTGCACCGCATGGACCGCTTCAAGCTGCCGTACGCCGGCGGCTGCGACCTCGGTACGCGCACGATCGAGCCGCACATGATCGCGCTGCGCCGCTTCGGCCTCGACATCACCGCGACCGAGGGCATCTACCACGCCCAGGTCGAGCGCTCCGTCGCCCCCGACCGCCCGATCGTGCTCACCGAGCGCGGCGACACCGTGACCGAGAACGCCCTCCTGGCGGCCGCCCGCCACGACGGCGTGACCGTCATCCGCAACGCCTCCTCCAACTACATGGTCCAGGACCTGTGCTTCTTCCTGGAGGCCCTCGGCGTACGGGTGGACGGCATCGGCACCACGACCCTGACCGTCCACGGCATCCCACAGATCGACGTGGACGTCGACTACTCCCCCTCCGAGGACCCGGTCGAGGCGATGAGCCTGCTGGCCGCGGCGGTCGTCACGGAATCCGAACTGACCATCCGCCGGGTCCCGATCGAGTTCATGGAGATCGAACTCGCCGTCCTCGAGGAGATGGGCCTCGACCACGACCGCTCGGCCGAGTACCCGGCCGACAACGGCCGCACCCGCCTGGTCGACCTGACGGTCCGCCCCTCCAAACTGGAGGCGCCGATCGACAAGATCCACCCGATGCCGTTCCCGGGCCTGAACATCGACAACGTCCCCTTCTTCGCGGCGATCGCGGCCACGGCCCAGGGCAAGACCCTCATCCACGACTGGGTCTACGACAACCGCGCCATCTACCTCACCGACCTCAACCGCCTCGGCGGCCGCCTCCAGCTCCTGGACCCCCACCGCGTCCTCGTCGAGGGCCCCACCCGCTGGCGCGCCGCCGAAATGATGTGCCCCCCGGCCCTGCGCCCGGCCGTAGTCGTCCTCCTCGCCATGATGGCCGCCGAGGGCACCTCGGTCCTGCGCAACGTGTACGTCATCAACCGCGGCTACGAGGACCTGGCGGAGCGGCTGAACTCGATCGGCGCCCAGATCGAGATCTTCCGGGACATCTAG
- a CDS encoding VOC family protein codes for MVIGAHVILYTRDAEADRAFLRDVLGFEHVDAGGGWLIFKLPPAEVATHPTEGEPGVELYLMCEDLAQTLLDLEDKGVQVTRAIEEQRWGLLAAIRLPSGTELPLYEPRHPTAYDISP; via the coding sequence ATGGTCATCGGCGCGCATGTGATTCTCTACACCCGGGACGCGGAGGCCGACCGCGCCTTCCTCCGGGACGTCCTCGGCTTCGAGCACGTGGACGCCGGAGGCGGCTGGCTCATCTTCAAGCTGCCCCCCGCGGAGGTCGCCACCCATCCCACGGAGGGCGAGCCGGGCGTCGAGCTCTACCTCATGTGCGAGGACCTCGCCCAGACCCTGCTGGACCTGGAGGACAAGGGCGTCCAGGTCACCCGCGCCATCGAGGAGCAGCGCTGGGGCCTGCTCGCCGCCATCCGGCTCCCGAGCGGCACCGAACTCCCCCTGTACGAACCGCGTCACCCGACTGCGTACGACATTTCACCCTGA
- the acnA gene encoding aconitate hydratase AcnA, whose amino-acid sequence MSANSFDARSTLRVGDESYEIFKLDKVEGSARLPYSLKVLLENLLRTEDGANITADHIRALGNWDSQAQPSQEIQFTPARVIMQDFTGVPCVVDLATMREAVKELGGDPAKVNPLSPAELVIDHSVIADKFGTKDAFGQNVELEYGRNKERYQFLRWGQTAFDDFKVVPPGTGIVHQVNIEHLARTVMVRGGQAYPDTLVGTDSHTTMVNGLGVLGWGVGGIEAEAAMLGQPVSMLIPRVVGFKLTGELPAGTTATDLVLTITEMLRKHGVVGKFVEFYGEGVAATSLANRATIGNMSPEFGSTAAIFPIDGETLNYLKLTGRSEQQVALVEAYAKEQGLWLDPAAEPDFSEKLELDLSTVVPSIAGPKRPQDRIVLANAAAQFAQDVRNYVDDVDEAGKESFPASDAPANTPNGAPSKPVTVTAPDGSTYEIDHGAVTVAAITSCTNTSNPYVMVAAALVAKKAVEKGLTRKPWVKTTLAPGSKVVTDYFDKAGLTPYLDKVGFNLVGYGCTTCIGNSGPLPEEVSKAVNDHDLAVTSVLSGNRNFEGRINPDVKMNYLASPPLVVAYALAGSMKVDITKDALGVDQDGKPVYLADIWPTEAEVNDVVANAIGEDMFNKSYSDVFAGDAQWQALPIPTGNTFEWDSESTYVRKPPYFEGMTMETTPVTDIVGARVLAKLGDSVTTDHISPAGAIKADTPAGKYLTEHGVERRDFNSYGSRRGNHEVMIRGTFANIRLRNQIAPGTEGGYTRDFTVEGAPVSFIYDASQNYQAAGTPLVILGGKEYGSGSSRDWAAKGTALLGVKAVITESYERIHRSNLIGMGVLPLQFPAGQTADSLGLTGEETFSITGVTELNEGTTPSTVKVTTDTGVEFDAVVRIDTPGEADYYRNGGIMQYVLRNLIRG is encoded by the coding sequence GTGTCGGCGAACAGCTTCGACGCCCGCAGCACGCTGCGCGTGGGCGACGAGTCGTACGAGATCTTCAAGCTGGACAAGGTCGAGGGCTCCGCGCGCCTCCCTTACAGCCTGAAGGTCCTCCTGGAGAACCTGCTCCGCACCGAGGACGGCGCGAACATCACCGCCGACCACATCCGGGCCCTGGGCAACTGGGACTCGCAGGCCCAGCCGAGCCAGGAGATCCAGTTCACGCCGGCCCGCGTGATCATGCAGGACTTCACCGGCGTCCCGTGCGTGGTGGACCTCGCCACCATGCGCGAGGCCGTCAAGGAGCTCGGCGGCGACCCGGCGAAGGTCAACCCGCTCTCCCCGGCCGAGCTGGTCATCGACCACTCCGTCATCGCCGACAAGTTCGGCACGAAGGACGCCTTCGGCCAGAACGTCGAGCTGGAGTACGGCCGCAACAAGGAGCGCTACCAGTTCCTGCGCTGGGGCCAGACCGCCTTCGACGACTTCAAGGTCGTCCCCCCGGGCACCGGCATCGTCCACCAGGTGAACATCGAGCACCTGGCCCGCACGGTCATGGTCCGGGGCGGCCAGGCGTACCCCGACACCCTCGTCGGCACCGACTCGCACACCACCATGGTCAACGGCCTCGGTGTGCTCGGCTGGGGCGTCGGCGGCATCGAGGCCGAGGCCGCGATGCTCGGCCAGCCGGTCTCCATGCTCATCCCGCGCGTCGTCGGCTTCAAGCTGACCGGCGAGCTCCCGGCCGGCACCACCGCCACCGACCTGGTCCTCACGATCACCGAGATGCTGCGCAAGCACGGCGTCGTCGGCAAGTTCGTCGAGTTCTACGGTGAGGGCGTCGCCGCCACCTCCCTGGCGAACCGCGCCACCATCGGCAACATGTCGCCGGAGTTCGGCTCCACCGCCGCGATCTTCCCGATCGACGGCGAGACCCTGAACTACCTCAAGCTCACCGGCCGCTCCGAGCAGCAGGTCGCGCTCGTCGAGGCGTACGCCAAGGAGCAGGGCCTCTGGCTCGACCCGGCCGCCGAGCCCGACTTCTCCGAGAAGCTGGAGCTCGACCTCTCCACGGTCGTCCCCTCCATCGCCGGCCCGAAGCGCCCGCAGGACCGCATCGTCCTCGCCAACGCCGCCGCGCAGTTCGCCCAGGACGTCCGCAACTACGTCGACGACGTGGACGAGGCCGGCAAGGAGTCCTTCCCGGCCTCCGACGCCCCGGCCAACACGCCGAACGGCGCCCCGTCGAAGCCGGTCACCGTGACCGCCCCGGACGGCTCGACCTACGAGATCGACCACGGCGCCGTCACCGTCGCCGCGATCACCTCCTGCACCAACACGTCGAACCCGTACGTGATGGTCGCCGCCGCCCTCGTCGCGAAGAAGGCCGTCGAGAAGGGCCTGACCCGCAAGCCGTGGGTCAAGACCACCCTCGCCCCGGGCTCCAAGGTCGTCACCGACTACTTCGACAAGGCGGGCCTGACCCCGTACCTCGACAAGGTCGGCTTCAACCTCGTCGGCTACGGCTGCACCACCTGCATCGGCAACTCCGGCCCGCTGCCGGAGGAGGTCTCCAAGGCCGTCAACGACCACGACCTGGCCGTCACCTCGGTGCTCTCCGGCAACCGCAACTTCGAGGGCCGGATCAACCCCGACGTCAAGATGAACTACCTGGCCTCCCCGCCGCTGGTCGTCGCGTACGCCCTCGCGGGCTCCATGAAGGTGGACATCACCAAGGACGCCCTCGGCGTCGACCAGGACGGCAAGCCCGTCTACCTGGCCGACATCTGGCCGACGGAGGCCGAGGTCAACGACGTCGTCGCCAACGCCATCGGCGAGGACATGTTCAACAAGTCCTACAGCGACGTCTTCGCGGGCGACGCCCAGTGGCAGGCGCTGCCGATCCCCACCGGCAACACCTTCGAGTGGGACAGCGAGTCCACCTACGTCCGCAAGCCCCCGTACTTCGAGGGCATGACGATGGAGACCACCCCGGTCACCGACATCGTCGGCGCCCGCGTCCTGGCCAAGCTGGGCGACTCGGTCACCACCGACCACATCTCCCCGGCCGGCGCCATCAAGGCCGACACCCCGGCCGGCAAGTACCTCACCGAGCACGGTGTGGAGCGTCGTGACTTCAACTCCTACGGCTCGCGCCGCGGCAACCACGAGGTCATGATCCGCGGCACCTTCGCCAACATCCGCCTGCGCAACCAGATCGCGCCGGGCACCGAGGGCGGCTACACCCGCGACTTCACCGTCGAGGGCGCGCCGGTGTCGTTCATCTACGACGCCTCGCAGAACTACCAGGCCGCCGGCACCCCGCTGGTCATCCTGGGCGGCAAGGAGTACGGCTCCGGCTCGTCCCGCGACTGGGCCGCCAAGGGCACCGCGCTCCTCGGCGTCAAGGCCGTCATCACCGAGTCGTACGAGCGCATCCACCGCTCGAACCTCATCGGCATGGGCGTCCTGCCGCTCCAGTTCCCGGCCGGCCAGACGGCCGACTCGCTCGGCCTGACCGGCGAGGAGACCTTCTCCATCACGGGCGTCACGGAGCTGAACGAGGGCACCACGCCGAGCACGGTCAAGGTCACCACCGACACCGGTGTCGAGTTCGACGCGGTCGTCCGCATCGACACCCCCGGTGAGGCGGACTACTACCGCAACGGCGGCATCATGCAGTACGTGCTCCGCAACCTGATCCGTGGCTGA
- a CDS encoding FG-GAP repeat domain-containing protein, translated as MANSSGLNRAGVLRRVTVAAITAALVSTTTAAMAADAPQPTASGIERSSNASTFAASAAAATPVNYLYGVNSAGTIWGYQPVGGGAIQRLADNSGTGWNYHKHFNQADMDGDGDSDGFYAVRDGRLHYADVGRPRDIGGGWNIYNKIISASNTGGAPADDLLARDGAGVLWHYLGYGNGSLAPRVRVGGGWNAYNQIAGKGDVTGDGRPDIVARDGAGVLWLYKGTGNYKAPFSGRSRIGGGWNMYNSLVSSGDLNFDGKADLVARDGRGALWLYKGTGRASSPYSGRVQIGTSGWNGFRAMF; from the coding sequence GTGGCCAACTCTTCCGGCCTGAACCGCGCGGGCGTCCTGCGCCGCGTCACCGTCGCGGCGATAACGGCCGCTCTGGTGAGCACCACCACGGCCGCGATGGCGGCGGACGCGCCGCAGCCGACCGCGTCCGGCATCGAGCGGTCCTCGAACGCAAGCACCTTCGCGGCCTCCGCGGCCGCCGCCACGCCGGTGAACTACCTGTACGGCGTCAACAGCGCGGGCACCATCTGGGGCTACCAGCCGGTCGGCGGTGGCGCCATCCAGCGTCTGGCCGACAACTCCGGCACCGGCTGGAACTACCACAAGCACTTCAACCAGGCCGACATGGACGGTGACGGCGACTCCGACGGCTTCTACGCCGTGCGTGACGGCCGTCTGCACTACGCCGACGTGGGCCGCCCCCGCGACATCGGCGGCGGCTGGAACATCTACAACAAGATCATCTCGGCCTCCAACACCGGTGGCGCCCCGGCGGACGACCTCCTCGCCCGCGACGGTGCCGGCGTGCTCTGGCACTACCTGGGCTACGGCAACGGCTCCCTGGCCCCGCGCGTCCGGGTCGGCGGCGGCTGGAACGCCTACAACCAGATCGCCGGCAAGGGCGACGTCACCGGTGACGGCAGGCCCGACATCGTCGCCCGCGACGGTGCCGGCGTGCTGTGGCTGTACAAGGGCACCGGCAACTACAAGGCGCCGTTCTCCGGCCGCTCCCGCATCGGCGGCGGCTGGAACATGTACAACTCCCTCGTGTCCTCGGGTGACCTGAACTTCGACGGCAAGGCGGACCTCGTCGCCCGTGACGGCCGCGGCGCCCTGTGGCTGTACAAGGGCACGGGCCGCGCCTCGTCCCCGTACTCCGGCCGGGTGCAGATCGGCACGTCGGGGTGGAACGGCTTCCGCGCGATGTTCTGA